In Arthrobacter sp. SLBN-83, one DNA window encodes the following:
- the gcvP gene encoding aminomethyl-transferring glycine dehydrogenase: MTIQSLPTSFVDRHIGARRQADVDTMLKAVGYDSVDGLVDVAVPASIRQETALKLTDALSEVEVLAELRRIAGKNKTAVQMIGQGYYDTVTPPVIRRNILESPAWYTAYTPYQPEISQGRLEALLNFQTMVQDLTALPVANASLLDEATAVAEAVLLMRRANKAKGQNADAKDGRTVLDADCLPQTIAIVKGRAEALGFDVEVADLAKGLPEGAINGIVLQQPGVSGRVWDQSGVISAAKERGALVTVAADLLALTLITPPGEQGADIAVGSTQRFGVPLFFGGPHAAYMAVQKGMERSLPGRLVGVSKDNAGAPAYRLALQTREQHIRREKATSNICTAQALLAIVSSFYAVYHGPDGLKAIAESVHHKTRVLATALTSMGRELVAGSFFDTLTVRVPGKAAKVINAAEARGINLRFIDQDTVGVSIDETTTAATLSAVAVAFGAGPVGDAKGFELPGTVLRTSGYLQHPVFNTHRSETQLVRYIRKLSDRDLALDRTMIPLGSCTMKLNATVEMEAISWPEFASIHPFAPDSQTAGWRELISGLETDLAEITGYDQVSIQPNAGSQGELAGLLAIRGYHHSRGDQQRNVCLIPASAHGTNAASAVLAGMKVVVVATASDGTIDHDDLYAKIEAHKDALSCIMITYPSTHGVYDGDVREVCDAVHSAGGQVYVDGANLNALVGLAQPGKFGGDVSHLNLHKTFCIPHGGGGPGVGPVAAKAHLAPFMPGDANKAAHEAGHGVAISASRFGSAGVLPISWAYVKLMGGEGLTEATKSALLAANYVAARLNEFYPVLYTGESGLVAHECILDLRELTARTGVTAEDVAKRLIDFGFHAPTLAFPVAGTLMVEPTESEDLAEIDRFIDAMITIHAEIEQVAAGDFSLEASPVRNAPHTAAAVVSSDWGRAYPREQAAFPVPSLRQDKYFPPVGRIDGAAGDRNLICSCPPLEDFEN, encoded by the coding sequence ATGACGATTCAATCGCTTCCAACATCGTTTGTTGACCGCCACATCGGCGCGCGCCGCCAGGCCGACGTCGACACCATGCTCAAAGCCGTGGGCTACGACAGCGTGGACGGCCTGGTGGACGTTGCCGTCCCGGCCTCCATCCGGCAGGAAACCGCCCTGAAGCTGACCGACGCCCTCAGCGAAGTTGAAGTCCTGGCCGAATTGCGCCGCATCGCCGGCAAGAACAAGACCGCTGTCCAGATGATCGGCCAGGGGTACTACGACACGGTCACTCCGCCGGTCATTCGCCGCAACATCCTTGAGTCCCCGGCCTGGTACACGGCCTACACGCCCTACCAGCCCGAAATTTCCCAGGGTCGTCTCGAAGCCCTGCTGAACTTCCAGACCATGGTCCAGGACCTCACGGCACTCCCCGTGGCCAACGCCTCCCTGCTTGACGAGGCCACCGCGGTGGCCGAGGCCGTGCTCCTGATGCGGCGCGCCAACAAGGCCAAAGGCCAGAACGCAGACGCCAAGGACGGCAGGACTGTCCTGGACGCCGACTGCCTCCCCCAGACCATCGCCATCGTCAAGGGCCGCGCTGAGGCGCTGGGCTTCGATGTTGAAGTGGCTGATCTCGCCAAGGGCCTGCCGGAAGGAGCCATCAACGGCATCGTGCTGCAGCAGCCCGGAGTTTCCGGCCGGGTATGGGACCAGTCCGGGGTCATCAGCGCCGCCAAGGAGCGGGGTGCGCTCGTGACCGTCGCCGCGGACCTCCTGGCCCTCACGCTGATCACCCCTCCGGGTGAGCAGGGCGCAGACATTGCCGTCGGCTCCACCCAGCGCTTCGGCGTGCCGCTGTTCTTCGGCGGACCGCACGCCGCCTACATGGCCGTGCAGAAGGGGATGGAACGCTCGCTCCCCGGCCGGCTGGTGGGCGTCTCCAAGGACAACGCCGGCGCACCCGCCTACCGGTTGGCTTTGCAGACCCGCGAGCAGCACATCCGCCGCGAAAAGGCCACTTCCAACATCTGCACCGCCCAGGCGTTGCTGGCCATCGTGTCCTCCTTCTACGCGGTCTACCACGGCCCGGACGGACTAAAAGCGATCGCCGAGTCCGTGCATCACAAAACCAGGGTCCTGGCCACCGCCCTCACTTCCATGGGCCGTGAACTGGTCGCCGGCTCCTTCTTCGACACCCTCACCGTGCGCGTCCCGGGCAAGGCCGCCAAGGTCATCAACGCCGCCGAAGCACGCGGTATCAACCTGCGCTTTATCGACCAGGACACCGTTGGCGTCTCCATTGATGAGACGACGACGGCGGCAACGCTTTCCGCCGTCGCCGTCGCCTTTGGCGCGGGTCCGGTGGGGGACGCCAAGGGCTTCGAACTGCCGGGAACCGTACTGCGCACGTCCGGCTACCTGCAGCACCCGGTGTTCAATACGCACCGGTCCGAAACCCAGTTGGTGCGCTACATACGGAAGCTCTCGGACCGGGACCTGGCGCTGGACCGCACCATGATCCCGCTGGGTTCCTGCACCATGAAGCTGAACGCCACCGTTGAGATGGAAGCGATCTCCTGGCCGGAGTTCGCCTCCATCCACCCGTTCGCGCCCGATTCGCAGACGGCCGGTTGGCGGGAACTCATTTCCGGCCTGGAAACCGACCTGGCTGAGATCACCGGCTATGACCAGGTGTCCATCCAGCCCAACGCCGGATCCCAGGGCGAGCTCGCCGGCCTGCTGGCGATCCGCGGCTACCACCACTCCCGCGGTGACCAGCAGCGCAACGTCTGCCTGATTCCGGCCTCGGCCCACGGCACCAATGCCGCCTCGGCGGTCCTGGCCGGCATGAAGGTGGTGGTTGTAGCCACTGCATCGGACGGCACCATCGACCATGACGACCTCTACGCCAAGATCGAAGCGCACAAGGACGCCCTGTCCTGCATCATGATCACCTACCCGTCCACTCACGGCGTCTACGACGGCGACGTCCGCGAGGTTTGCGATGCAGTCCACTCCGCCGGCGGACAGGTGTACGTGGATGGGGCCAATCTGAACGCACTCGTTGGGCTGGCGCAGCCAGGCAAGTTCGGCGGCGACGTGTCCCACCTGAACCTGCACAAGACCTTCTGCATCCCGCACGGCGGCGGCGGACCGGGCGTCGGTCCCGTTGCGGCCAAGGCACACCTGGCGCCGTTCATGCCCGGTGACGCCAACAAGGCCGCCCATGAAGCTGGACATGGGGTGGCGATCTCGGCGTCCCGGTTCGGTTCCGCAGGCGTGCTGCCGATCTCCTGGGCGTACGTGAAACTGATGGGCGGCGAGGGCCTGACCGAGGCCACCAAGTCCGCGCTCCTGGCCGCCAACTACGTGGCCGCGAGGCTGAACGAGTTTTACCCGGTGCTCTATACGGGTGAAAGCGGTTTGGTGGCGCACGAGTGCATCCTTGACCTGCGCGAACTCACGGCCAGGACGGGCGTCACGGCCGAGGACGTGGCCAAGCGGCTGATCGACTTCGGCTTCCACGCCCCCACCCTGGCGTTCCCCGTGGCCGGCACCCTGATGGTGGAGCCCACCGAGTCCGAGGACCTGGCCGAGATCGACCGCTTCATCGACGCCATGATCACCATCCATGCCGAGATTGAGCAGGTAGCTGCCGGGGACTTCTCCCTGGAGGCATCTCCGGTGCGCAACGCACCCCACACCGCTGCCGCCGTCGTCAGCTCCGACTGGGGCCGCGCCTACCCGCGCGAGCAGGCCGCGTTCCCCGTGCCCTCGCTGCGGCAGGACAAGTACTTCCCGCCGGTGGGACGGATCGACGGTGCCGCCGGCGACCGGAACCTGATCTGCTCCTGCCCTCCCCTTGAAGACTTCGAAAACTAA
- the gcvT gene encoding glycine cleavage system aminomethyltransferase GcvT, whose protein sequence is MTENYTALYEQHKKAGASFTDFGGWQMPLKYSSELAEHHAVRKAAGLFDLSHMGEVWVTGPDAAAFLDYALAGKLSAVAVGKAKYSLICDTDGGIIDDIISYRRADDKFLVVPNAGNAKVVAEALKERSAGFNVAVDDASAETSLIAVQGPAAEAILLNLVPAEQHALVTELKYYAAVEVEIGGQTLLLARTGYTGEDGFEIYVPNLDAPALWEALLDAGEGHGLVPAGLAARDSLRLEAGMPLYGNELSRHVNAYAAGLGPVVSLAKESDFVGKEALAAIKAAGVGATIGQKLVGLKGAGRRAARGHYPVLKDGTLVGEVTSGQPSPTLGYPIAMAYVDVEFAEPGTLLDVDLRGKPERFEVVSLPFYRRQK, encoded by the coding sequence ATGACTGAGAACTACACCGCTCTCTACGAGCAGCACAAGAAAGCCGGGGCCTCCTTCACGGACTTCGGTGGCTGGCAGATGCCGCTGAAGTACAGCTCCGAGCTGGCCGAACACCACGCGGTCCGCAAGGCTGCCGGCCTGTTCGACCTCTCCCACATGGGCGAGGTCTGGGTGACAGGCCCGGACGCTGCCGCGTTCCTGGACTACGCCCTGGCGGGCAAGCTGTCCGCGGTCGCCGTCGGAAAGGCCAAGTACTCGCTGATCTGCGACACCGACGGCGGCATCATTGACGACATCATTTCCTACCGCAGGGCGGACGACAAGTTCCTCGTAGTGCCGAATGCGGGCAACGCCAAGGTGGTGGCCGAGGCGTTGAAGGAACGTTCCGCGGGCTTCAACGTGGCCGTTGACGATGCCTCCGCGGAAACGTCGCTGATTGCTGTCCAGGGACCCGCGGCGGAAGCCATATTGCTGAACTTGGTTCCCGCGGAACAGCACGCGCTGGTGACGGAGCTGAAGTACTACGCTGCAGTCGAGGTGGAGATTGGCGGCCAGACGCTGCTGCTCGCCCGGACCGGATACACCGGCGAAGATGGGTTCGAAATTTACGTTCCCAACCTGGACGCGCCCGCGCTGTGGGAAGCACTGCTGGATGCCGGTGAAGGCCATGGCCTGGTTCCCGCCGGCCTGGCTGCCCGTGACTCGCTCCGGCTCGAAGCCGGCATGCCGCTCTACGGCAACGAGCTTTCCCGCCACGTGAACGCCTACGCCGCCGGGCTGGGACCCGTGGTGTCCCTGGCCAAGGAAAGCGACTTCGTGGGCAAGGAAGCCCTGGCCGCCATCAAGGCCGCCGGCGTCGGAGCCACCATTGGGCAGAAGCTCGTGGGCCTCAAGGGTGCCGGACGCCGCGCCGCCCGCGGCCACTACCCTGTCCTCAAGGACGGGACCCTCGTTGGCGAGGTGACCTCCGGCCAGCCCTCCCCCACCCTCGGCTACCCCATCGCCATGGCCTACGTCGACGTCGAATTCGCCGAACCCGGCACCCTCCTCGACGTAGACCTCCGCGGCAAGCCCGAACGCTTCGAAGTAGTGTCACTGCCGTTCTACCGCCGCCAAAAGTAG
- the gcvH gene encoding glycine cleavage system protein GcvH, whose protein sequence is MSKVVAELKYSAEHEWVAVDGSGPAGIGISAVAADALGDIVYVDLPEVGSIVTAGETCGEVESTKSVSDLYAPVTGEVIEINDGVVTDPALINSDPYGAGWLFKVSVTEEGPLMSAEEYAAANGGEL, encoded by the coding sequence ATGAGCAAAGTTGTAGCTGAACTGAAGTACTCCGCAGAGCACGAGTGGGTCGCCGTTGATGGGTCCGGGCCTGCGGGGATTGGTATTTCTGCCGTGGCCGCCGATGCCCTGGGCGACATTGTGTACGTGGACCTGCCCGAGGTTGGCTCCATCGTGACCGCCGGCGAGACCTGTGGCGAAGTTGAATCCACCAAGTCCGTCTCCGACCTGTACGCGCCGGTCACCGGCGAGGTCATCGAGATCAACGACGGCGTGGTGACCGACCCCGCCCTGATCAACAGCGATCCCTACGGTGCCGGCTGGCTTTTCAAGGTGTCCGTTACTGAGGAAGGTCCCCTGATGTCGGCCGAGGAATACGCCGCAGCAAACGGCGGCGAACTGTGA
- the glyA gene encoding serine hydroxymethyltransferase, with amino-acid sequence MSAAAETVAFQQVVSPSLNADLSVLDPEVAAKIDDELGRQRNGLEMIASENHTAAAVMQAQGSVLTNKYAEGYPGKRYYGGCEHVDVIEQLAIDRVKALFGAAFANVQPHSGAQANASVMHALIKPGDTIMGLNLAHGGHLTHGMRINFSGKLYNVVPYQVREDTYTIDMAEVERLAQEHKPQLIVAGWSAYARQLDFAEFRRIADSVGAYLMVDMAHFAGLVAAGLHPSPVPHAHVTTSTTHKTLAGPRGGIILSNDPDVAKKINSAVFPGQQGGPLEHVIAGKAVAFKIAASEEFRERQERVLAGARVLAERLVQPDVSAKGISVVSGGTDVHLVLVDLRNCELNGQQAEDRLAAIDITVNRNAVPFDPRPPMVTSGLRIGTPALATRGFDEDAFREVADIIAEALIADADADLSGLRHRVEELAKAHPLYPGL; translated from the coding sequence GTGAGCGCGGCGGCCGAAACCGTGGCCTTCCAGCAGGTGGTCTCCCCCAGCCTGAACGCCGACCTGTCCGTCCTGGACCCTGAGGTCGCGGCAAAGATCGACGACGAACTGGGCCGCCAGCGCAACGGCCTGGAAATGATCGCCTCCGAAAACCACACTGCCGCAGCCGTCATGCAGGCGCAGGGCTCGGTACTGACCAACAAGTACGCCGAGGGCTACCCCGGCAAGCGCTACTACGGCGGCTGCGAGCACGTTGACGTGATTGAGCAGTTGGCGATCGACCGTGTGAAGGCCCTGTTCGGCGCCGCATTCGCCAATGTGCAGCCGCACTCCGGCGCGCAGGCCAACGCCTCGGTGATGCACGCGCTGATCAAGCCCGGCGACACCATCATGGGCCTGAACCTGGCCCACGGCGGCCACCTCACCCACGGCATGCGGATCAACTTCTCCGGCAAGCTGTACAACGTGGTCCCCTACCAGGTCCGCGAGGACACCTACACCATCGATATGGCTGAGGTGGAGCGGCTGGCGCAGGAGCACAAGCCGCAGCTGATCGTGGCTGGCTGGTCAGCCTACGCCCGGCAACTGGACTTCGCGGAGTTCCGCCGGATCGCCGATTCCGTTGGCGCCTACCTGATGGTGGACATGGCGCACTTCGCCGGGCTGGTGGCCGCGGGCCTGCACCCGTCGCCGGTCCCGCACGCCCATGTCACAACCTCCACCACGCACAAGACCCTTGCCGGTCCGCGCGGCGGCATCATCCTGTCCAACGACCCCGACGTTGCCAAGAAGATCAACTCCGCTGTGTTCCCGGGGCAGCAGGGCGGGCCGCTGGAGCACGTGATCGCCGGCAAGGCTGTGGCGTTCAAGATCGCCGCGTCCGAGGAGTTCCGTGAGCGGCAGGAGCGGGTCCTCGCCGGTGCCCGCGTCCTGGCCGAACGCCTGGTCCAGCCCGACGTCAGTGCCAAAGGCATCAGCGTGGTGTCCGGAGGCACGGACGTGCACCTGGTCCTGGTGGACCTGCGGAACTGCGAACTTAACGGCCAACAGGCCGAGGACCGGCTCGCGGCAATCGACATCACCGTCAACCGCAACGCCGTCCCCTTCGACCCCCGCCCACCCATGGTCACTTCCGGCCTGCGCATTGGCACCCCCGCCCTGGCCACCCGTGGCTTCGACGAGGACGCCTTCCGCGAGGTTGCGGACATCATCGCCGAGGCATTAATTGCCGACGCCGACGCGGACCTTTCCGGGCTGCGTCACCGCGTCGAAGAATTGGCAAAGGCCCACCCGCTCTACCCGGGGCTGTAG
- a CDS encoding L-serine ammonia-lyase, translated as MAVGVFDLFSIGIGPSSSHTVGPMRAAAVFAEELVGSGVLDAVASLRVDLYGSLAATGHGHGTMTAILLGLEGFHPELILPDEVEERLASIAETGTLNLAAVVEGSGDGVALPYGVGDMVLRPLTVLPRHTNGMAFTVSDAEGNVLHAATFFSVGGGFIVREGEEDAAQQELDASKEELPLPFRTAAELLEHCAVTGLGIADVMLLNEKASRDEEEIREGLLNIWSVMENCVATSLKRDGVLPGGLKVRRRAPDWYERLKKECANGLDDQDAAWDAGPHDARYWQEWVNLVALAVNEENASGGRVVTAPTNGAAGIIPAVLYYALHFAPGMDTATQQDRDGVVVRFLLAAGAVGVLYKEQASISGAEVGCQGEVGSASSMAAAGLAEVMGGTPAQVENAAEIAMEHNLGLTCDPIGGLVQVPCIERNAIAAAKAINAAKMALWGDGTHRVSLDEVIITMRETGKDMSDKYKETAMGGLAVNVVEC; from the coding sequence ATGGCTGTTGGCGTGTTCGACCTGTTTTCGATCGGTATTGGGCCTTCCTCTTCGCATACTGTGGGGCCGATGCGGGCTGCTGCTGTTTTTGCGGAGGAGTTGGTGGGATCCGGGGTGCTGGATGCTGTGGCTTCGTTGCGGGTGGATCTGTATGGGTCCCTCGCCGCGACGGGGCATGGCCACGGGACGATGACGGCGATCCTGTTGGGGTTGGAGGGGTTTCACCCCGAGCTGATCCTGCCGGATGAGGTGGAGGAGCGGCTGGCCTCGATCGCGGAGACCGGGACCCTGAACCTGGCTGCCGTGGTGGAGGGTTCCGGTGACGGGGTGGCCCTGCCGTACGGGGTGGGCGATATGGTGCTGCGTCCGTTGACGGTGCTGCCGCGGCACACGAACGGGATGGCCTTCACCGTGTCCGACGCGGAAGGAAATGTCCTGCATGCGGCGACGTTCTTCTCGGTCGGTGGCGGGTTCATCGTCCGGGAGGGTGAGGAGGACGCGGCCCAGCAGGAGCTGGACGCCTCGAAGGAGGAACTGCCGCTGCCGTTCCGGACCGCCGCGGAACTGCTCGAGCACTGCGCGGTGACCGGGCTGGGCATCGCGGACGTGATGCTCCTCAACGAAAAAGCCTCCCGGGATGAGGAGGAGATCCGGGAGGGCCTGCTGAACATCTGGTCCGTCATGGAAAACTGCGTGGCCACCTCATTGAAGCGGGACGGGGTGCTGCCGGGCGGGTTGAAGGTCCGCCGCCGGGCCCCGGACTGGTACGAACGGCTGAAAAAGGAATGCGCCAACGGCCTGGACGATCAGGACGCGGCGTGGGACGCGGGCCCGCACGATGCCCGGTATTGGCAGGAGTGGGTTAACTTGGTGGCGTTGGCGGTGAACGAGGAGAACGCTTCCGGCGGCCGGGTGGTCACCGCCCCCACGAACGGGGCGGCCGGGATCATTCCGGCGGTGCTGTACTACGCGCTGCACTTCGCCCCCGGCATGGACACCGCCACGCAACAGGACCGGGACGGTGTGGTGGTGCGGTTCCTGCTGGCCGCCGGCGCCGTCGGGGTGCTCTACAAGGAACAGGCCTCGATCTCCGGGGCCGAAGTCGGCTGCCAGGGCGAGGTGGGGTCCGCGTCCTCGATGGCCGCCGCCGGCCTGGCCGAGGTCATGGGCGGCACCCCGGCCCAGGTGGAGAACGCGGCCGAGATCGCGATGGAACACAACCTGGGCCTGACCTGCGACCCGATCGGCGGGCTGGTCCAGGTCCCCTGCATCGAACGGAACGCGATCGCCGCCGCCAAGGCGATCAACGCCGCGAAAATGGCGCTCTGGGGCGACGGCACCCACCGGGTCTCCCTGGACGAAGTCATCATCACCATGCGCGAAACCGGCAAAGACATGAGCGACAAATACAAGGAAACCGCCATGGGCGGCCTCGCCGTCAACGTCGTCGAATGCTGA
- the lipA gene encoding lipoyl synthase encodes MTLAPEGRKMLRIEQRNAAVPVERKPEWIKAKVQMGPEFVGLKNLVKKEGLHTVCEEAGCPNIFECWEDKEATFLIGGSDCTRRCDFCQIDTGKPSPLDRFEPTKVARSVQSMQLRYATVTGVARDDLEDEGVWLYAETVRKIHELNPGTGVELLIPDFSGNPGHIKAICDSKPEVFAHNVETVPRIFKRIRPAFRYDRSLDVITQGRNHGMVTKSNLILGMGETRQEISEALRDLHQAGCDLITITQYLRPSERHLPVDRWVKPQEFVDLQHEAEEIGFLGVMSGPLVRSSYRAGRLWATAMRKKGRDIPAELAHIAEGIQDSGTTRQEAATLLAG; translated from the coding sequence ATGACCCTGGCACCTGAAGGCCGGAAGATGCTGCGGATCGAGCAGCGCAACGCTGCGGTCCCGGTGGAGCGCAAGCCGGAATGGATCAAGGCCAAGGTCCAGATGGGCCCGGAGTTCGTGGGCCTGAAGAACCTGGTGAAAAAGGAAGGCCTGCACACCGTCTGCGAGGAAGCCGGCTGCCCCAACATCTTCGAATGCTGGGAAGACAAGGAAGCCACCTTCCTGATCGGCGGTTCCGACTGCACCCGCCGCTGCGACTTCTGCCAGATCGACACCGGCAAACCCTCACCCCTGGACCGGTTCGAACCCACCAAGGTGGCCCGCTCCGTCCAGTCCATGCAGCTGCGCTACGCCACCGTCACCGGCGTGGCCCGCGACGACCTTGAAGACGAAGGCGTCTGGCTCTACGCCGAAACCGTCCGCAAGATCCACGAACTGAACCCCGGCACCGGCGTCGAACTGCTCATCCCCGACTTCTCCGGCAACCCCGGGCATATCAAGGCGATCTGCGACTCCAAACCCGAAGTCTTCGCGCACAACGTTGAAACCGTCCCCAGGATCTTCAAGCGCATCCGCCCCGCGTTCCGCTACGACCGCTCCCTGGACGTCATCACCCAGGGCCGCAACCACGGGATGGTCACCAAATCCAACCTCATCCTGGGCATGGGCGAAACCCGTCAGGAAATCAGCGAAGCCCTCCGCGACCTCCACCAGGCAGGCTGCGACCTGATCACCATCACCCAGTACCTCCGCCCCAGTGAACGGCACCTGCCCGTGGACCGCTGGGTCAAACCCCAGGAATTCGTCGACCTCCAGCACGAAGCCGAAGAAATCGGGTTCCTCGGCGTCATGTCCGGCCCCCTGGTCCGCTCCTCCTACCGCGCCGGCCGGCTCTGGGCCACCGCCATGCGCAAAAAAGGCCGCGACATCCCCGCCGAACTCGCCCACATCGCCGAAGGCATCCAGGACTCCGGCACCACCCGCCAGGAAGCCGCCACCCTCCTGGCAGGCTAA
- a CDS encoding glycoside hydrolase family 65 protein yields MALITADRERFPDTPWQLVETRYETHAAGTLETLFALGNGHLGIRGAHWAAADAELPGSFINGLHEIWDIKHAENAFGFARTGQRILYIPDANNFTVVVDGESLSLAESEVLDYRRTVDFCTGIYECRITWQCRSGATVTTTERRAVGFASRGGLGISLEVATNQQVSLDVTSSVINRQDQPVEDHSVHDPRRAGRHAGRVLLPLRLDGGDGSLRLSWEAAESKQRVGIAVDHWTSPGYQPFETVVDQDDSSVRYVLAVDADEPFRLEKSVSYAAGRTIQDPDIDAAAVAEEALRPVSDIFAESEEHFRGYWATSDIVVEGGLPGLQQAIRWNLFQLAQATARADVAGIPAKGVTGSGYEGHYFWDQEVYLLPYLTYTNPDGARQVLEFRHSMLPEARIRAKELSVDGALFPWRTINGLEASAYYAAGTAQFHIAAAIAFATNRYLWATGDTAFRDGMGAELLIETARMWISLGFFGKDGLFHIHGVTGPDEYTAVVNDNLYTNVMARFNLRAAAALEHAGVTLEERQLWEAAASRMNLPFDERMQVHSQDNDFMTLEAWDWTTPRSKYPLLLHFHPLVIYRHQVLKQADTVLAMFLQWQDFTAQEKQRAFDFYDPLTTGDSTLSACVQGIMAAEVGYSKEALEHFTNAAFIDLDDTHGNTIDGVHIASTGGVWSSLVCGFAGMRDQGPVPYFDPRLPADWDGLAFHLKIRGRLLLVRLTAGSITLTVQEGEPLEVDVRGRLLTVGAGPVQVPLEPVVEPEPTVFPSGLPTASIPVVRGNS; encoded by the coding sequence ATGGCATTGATCACCGCGGACCGCGAACGGTTCCCCGACACCCCCTGGCAGCTCGTCGAAACCCGCTACGAGACCCATGCCGCCGGAACGCTTGAGACCCTGTTTGCACTGGGTAACGGACACCTGGGAATCCGGGGTGCGCACTGGGCGGCGGCCGATGCCGAACTGCCGGGAAGCTTCATCAACGGGCTGCACGAGATCTGGGACATCAAGCACGCCGAGAACGCGTTTGGCTTCGCCAGGACCGGGCAGCGCATCCTCTACATTCCGGACGCCAACAACTTCACGGTAGTGGTGGATGGGGAAAGCCTCAGCCTGGCCGAGTCCGAGGTGCTGGACTACCGGCGGACCGTGGATTTTTGTACCGGAATCTATGAATGCCGCATCACCTGGCAATGCAGGTCCGGTGCGACCGTGACCACCACGGAGCGGCGGGCCGTGGGCTTTGCATCCCGTGGCGGCCTTGGCATTTCGTTGGAGGTGGCAACGAACCAGCAGGTTTCCCTGGACGTCACCTCGTCCGTGATCAACCGCCAGGACCAGCCGGTGGAAGACCACTCCGTGCACGATCCCCGCCGCGCCGGCCGCCACGCAGGGCGCGTGCTGCTGCCCTTGCGGCTGGACGGTGGTGACGGTTCCCTGCGCCTGTCCTGGGAGGCGGCGGAGTCCAAGCAGCGGGTGGGCATCGCCGTGGACCACTGGACGTCGCCCGGGTACCAGCCGTTCGAGACGGTGGTTGACCAGGACGACAGCAGCGTCCGGTATGTCCTTGCGGTGGACGCTGACGAGCCGTTCCGGCTGGAGAAGAGCGTCAGCTACGCCGCCGGCCGCACCATCCAGGACCCGGACATCGATGCAGCCGCGGTGGCGGAAGAGGCATTGCGGCCGGTAAGCGACATCTTTGCCGAGAGCGAGGAACACTTCCGCGGCTACTGGGCCACCTCCGACATCGTGGTGGAGGGCGGCCTGCCCGGGCTGCAGCAGGCCATCCGGTGGAACCTGTTCCAGCTGGCCCAGGCCACCGCGCGTGCGGATGTTGCCGGCATTCCTGCCAAGGGCGTGACCGGGTCCGGCTACGAGGGCCACTACTTCTGGGACCAGGAGGTGTACCTGCTGCCGTACCTTACCTACACCAATCCCGACGGCGCCCGGCAGGTCCTGGAATTCCGGCACAGCATGCTTCCCGAAGCCAGGATCCGGGCCAAGGAGCTGAGCGTTGATGGTGCCCTGTTCCCATGGCGCACCATCAACGGGCTGGAAGCCAGCGCCTATTACGCTGCCGGCACCGCCCAGTTCCACATCGCGGCAGCCATCGCCTTCGCCACCAACAGGTACCTCTGGGCCACCGGTGACACCGCGTTCCGGGACGGAATGGGCGCCGAGCTGCTGATCGAGACCGCCCGGATGTGGATCTCCCTTGGCTTCTTCGGAAAGGACGGGCTCTTCCATATCCACGGCGTCACCGGCCCGGACGAGTACACGGCAGTGGTGAACGACAATCTCTATACGAACGTGATGGCACGCTTCAACCTGCGCGCGGCCGCCGCCCTTGAGCACGCCGGCGTCACGCTGGAGGAGCGCCAGCTGTGGGAGGCTGCGGCCAGCCGGATGAACCTGCCGTTCGACGAGCGCATGCAGGTCCACTCGCAGGACAACGACTTCATGACCCTGGAGGCCTGGGACTGGACCACTCCCCGGTCAAAGTACCCGTTGCTGCTGCACTTCCACCCCCTGGTGATTTACCGCCACCAGGTGCTGAAGCAGGCCGACACCGTCCTGGCCATGTTCCTGCAGTGGCAGGACTTCACTGCCCAGGAAAAACAGCGCGCCTTCGACTTCTACGATCCCCTCACCACCGGCGACTCCACGCTGTCCGCCTGTGTGCAGGGGATTATGGCGGCAGAGGTGGGCTACTCGAAGGAAGCGCTGGAGCACTTCACCAACGCTGCGTTCATCGACCTGGACGACACCCACGGCAACACCATCGACGGCGTCCACATCGCCTCCACCGGGGGAGTGTGGAGTTCGCTGGTGTGCGGTTTCGCCGGCATGCGCGACCAGGGCCCGGTGCCGTACTTCGATCCCCGCCTGCCCGCCGATTGGGACGGACTGGCCTTCCACCTGAAGATCCGCGGCCGCCTGCTGCTGGTCCGGCTCACCGCCGGTTCCATCACCCTCACGGTGCAGGAGGGTGAGCCGCTGGAGGTGGATGTCCGCGGCCGGCTCCTCACGGTGGGGGCAGGGCCCGTGCAGGTGCCGCTTGAACCGGTCGTGGAGCCGGAGCCCACGGTCTTCCCCAGCGGACTGCCGACGGCGAGCATCCCGGTGGTGCGCGGGAACAGCTGA